A window of the Lactuca sativa cultivar Salinas chromosome 5, Lsat_Salinas_v11, whole genome shotgun sequence genome harbors these coding sequences:
- the LOC111897933 gene encoding protein FAR1-RELATED SEQUENCE 7-like, with the protein MDDYELNDDKWFKDMFAICDKWIPAYFKDCHLSGLMRTTSRCEGENYFYGLMTNTDLHLIEFLGHFETAMEAQRCVQRKNNHDSRYTNPDIKTNLLIEEEASETFTRTVFFEIQKEIMASMLTCYSIKVEEYDRINKFSIKDTDKDVKHFGVFEVSFMKSDCTVTCSCLRFELTGCLCRYCFYVLRMSGVEHFPRKYVSRRWTKDVVSTPSSGYNMCQSPKDDANDDFKSMIRDIYYSVDYCVDRLVSDMEKLKLYREKLREMTQEVDEDTRSVQPMTNRGFIEAVFGVEKRDEVNVKIPEGIRNKGSGPVKKKMIGEKEMAILKAKKGSRKCGRCGEYVVHNARTCKKKANDSASK; encoded by the exons ATGGATGATTATGAGTTAAATGATGACAAATGGTTTAAAGATATGTTTGCAATTTGTGATAAATGGATTCCTGCCTATTTCAAGGATTGCCACTTGTCAGGGTTAATGCGAACGACATCAAGATGTGAAGGTGAAAATTATTTCTACGGGTTGATGACAAATACAGATTTGCATTTAATTGAGTTTCTCGGTCATTTTGAAACGGCAATGGAAGCACAACGTTGTGTTCAACGTAAAAACAATCATGACTCCCGCTACACGAATCCTGATATTAAAACGAACTTGTTGATTGAAGAGGAGGCATCTGAGACCTTTACACGAACTGTGTTCTTTGAAATCCAAAAGGAGATAATGGCATCCATGCTTACATGTTACTCAATTAAAGTCGAAGAATATGATAGAATTAATAAATTTAGCATCAAAGATACTGACAAAGACGTTAagcattttggtgtttttgag GTTTCATTCATGAAATCTGATTGCACAGTTACTTGCTCTTGTTTACGCTTTGAATTAACCGGGTGCCTATGTAGATACTGCTTTTATGTATTAAGGATGTCAGGAGTAGAACATTTCCCTAGAAAATATGTTTCAAGAAGATGGACAAAGGATGTGGTATCGACGCCATCAAGTGGGTATAATATGTGTCAGTCTCCTaaagatgatgcaaatgatgacTTTAAATCAATGATCCGGGACATATACTATTCTGTTGACTATTGTGTTGATCGGCTAGTTTCTGATATGGAAAAGTTGAAGTTATATCGAGAGAAACTAAGGGAGATGACGCAAGAAGTTGATGAAGATACAAGAAGTGTACAACCCATGACGAACAGAGGCTTCATTGAAGCGGTGTTTGGTGTCGAGAAGCGAGATGAAGTAAATGTTAAAATTCCAGAAGGAATTAGAAACAAAGGTAGTGGGCCGGTTAAGAAAAAGATGATCGGAGAAAAAGAGATGGCGATTTTGAAGGCTAAAAAGGGTTCGAGAAAATGTGGACGATGCGGGGAGTATGTTGTTCATAATGCTCGCACTTGCAAGAAAAAAGCAAATGACTCTGCTTCTAAATAG